Proteins encoded within one genomic window of Cellulomonas flavigena DSM 20109:
- a CDS encoding DUF3105 domain-containing protein produces MSAASKRTSTREDRAARLALIQAEQRAAERRRTRRWVVVSSIVVLAVAAPTTFVIAGEARRDAEVADVAARPIAGEQQVDVAESGHVPGEVDYQSETPADDDRGVLPPIGGDHDQIPQNCGYYTEPVRDENAVHSLEHGAVWVTYRDDVSATDRDRLRDLAEKNPYLLVTPYTDLAAPVVATAWGVQLEVDSALDDRLEPFLVRYLESEDAPEPGAPCSGGVGV; encoded by the coding sequence GTGAGCGCAGCAAGCAAGCGCACGAGCACGCGCGAGGACCGGGCGGCTCGTCTCGCCCTCATCCAGGCCGAGCAACGTGCCGCGGAGCGACGTCGGACGCGTCGCTGGGTCGTCGTCAGCTCCATCGTGGTCCTGGCTGTCGCGGCGCCGACGACGTTCGTCATCGCCGGTGAGGCACGTCGTGATGCCGAGGTCGCGGACGTGGCCGCCCGCCCCATCGCGGGCGAGCAGCAGGTAGACGTGGCGGAATCGGGACACGTGCCCGGCGAGGTCGACTACCAGAGCGAGACGCCGGCGGACGATGACCGCGGCGTCCTCCCGCCGATCGGCGGCGACCACGACCAGATCCCGCAGAACTGCGGGTACTACACCGAGCCGGTGCGCGACGAGAACGCGGTGCACTCCCTCGAGCACGGAGCCGTATGGGTCACCTACCGCGACGACGTCAGCGCCACCGACAGGGATCGCCTGCGGGACCTGGCGGAGAAGAACCCGTACCTTCTCGTCACGCCGTACACCGATCTCGCGGCTCCGGTCGTTGCCACCGCCTGGGGGGTGCAGCTCGAGGTCGACTCCGCGCTGGACGACCGGCTCGAGCCGTTCCTGGTGCGCTACCTGGAGAGCGAGGATGCGCCGGAGCCTGGAGCGCCTTGCTCGGGGGGCGTCGGCGTCTGA
- a CDS encoding FAD-dependent oxidoreductase has product MPATPEQTARPHPTTALRVAIVGAGPAGIYAADILSKAGIEVSIDLFERLPAPFGLVRYGVAPDHPRIKQIIVALHKILERGDIRLLANVDYGTDLKLEDLRTFYDAVIFSTGSIRDAALPIPGIDLDGSYGAADFVSWYDGHPDVPRTWPLEAQHVAVLGAGNVALDVARILAKHADDLLPTEIPANVYDQLKASPVTDVHVFARRGPAQVKFSPLELRELGHVPDVDVIVYPEDFEFDDASYAAIHSSNQTKQVVKTLTDWTLKDPDELTASRRLHLHFLHKPVEVLGQDGKAVGLRTERTALTGDGNVTGTGQMHDWPVQGVYRAIGYFGSPLIDIPFDDVAGVIPNREGRVVDGDGELVPGVYATGWIKRGPVGLIGHTKSDASETIKHLVSDVDRLQRAAQPEPRAVTELLVARGIGYVEWSGWRLLDAYEQSLGATQGRERIKVVSREEMIAASRGQA; this is encoded by the coding sequence ATGCCCGCCACACCCGAGCAGACCGCACGACCACACCCGACGACAGCACTCCGCGTCGCCATCGTCGGAGCCGGACCGGCCGGCATCTACGCAGCCGACATCCTGTCGAAGGCCGGTATCGAGGTGTCCATCGACCTGTTCGAGCGACTGCCCGCGCCGTTCGGTCTCGTGCGATATGGCGTGGCGCCCGACCACCCGCGCATCAAGCAGATCATCGTCGCGCTGCACAAGATCCTCGAGCGCGGCGACATCCGCCTGCTCGCGAACGTCGACTACGGCACCGACCTCAAGCTCGAGGACCTGCGGACGTTCTACGACGCCGTGATCTTCTCGACCGGCTCGATCCGTGACGCCGCGCTGCCGATCCCGGGCATCGACCTCGACGGGTCCTACGGTGCCGCCGACTTCGTGTCCTGGTACGACGGGCACCCCGACGTGCCGCGCACGTGGCCGCTCGAAGCCCAGCACGTCGCGGTGCTCGGTGCCGGGAATGTGGCGCTCGACGTCGCGCGCATCCTGGCCAAGCACGCGGACGACCTGCTGCCGACTGAGATCCCAGCGAACGTCTACGACCAGCTCAAGGCATCACCCGTCACTGACGTGCACGTCTTCGCCCGGCGCGGCCCCGCGCAGGTCAAGTTCTCCCCGCTCGAGCTGCGCGAGCTCGGCCACGTCCCGGACGTCGACGTCATCGTCTACCCCGAGGACTTCGAGTTCGATGACGCTTCCTATGCGGCGATCCACTCGTCGAACCAGACGAAGCAGGTCGTCAAGACCCTCACGGACTGGACGCTCAAGGACCCCGACGAGCTGACCGCGAGCCGCCGGCTCCACCTGCACTTCTTGCACAAGCCCGTCGAGGTGCTCGGTCAGGACGGCAAGGCCGTGGGGCTGCGCACCGAGCGCACCGCGCTCACAGGCGACGGCAACGTCACCGGTACCGGGCAGATGCACGACTGGCCCGTCCAGGGCGTGTACCGCGCGATCGGATACTTCGGGTCCCCGCTCATCGACATCCCGTTCGATGATGTCGCGGGTGTCATCCCCAACCGCGAGGGCCGCGTGGTCGACGGCGACGGCGAGCTCGTCCCCGGCGTCTACGCCACCGGGTGGATCAAACGTGGACCTGTCGGGCTCATCGGCCACACCAAGTCGGACGCGTCCGAGACGATCAAGCACCTCGTCTCGGACGTCGACCGCTTGCAGCGAGCCGCACAGCCCGAGCCGCGGGCCGTCACGGAGCTGCTCGTCGCGCGCGGCATCGGCTACGTGGAGTGGTCCGGCTGGCGGCTCCTCGACGCCTACGAGCAGTCGCTCGGGGCGACTCAGGGCCGGGAGCGCATCAAGGTCGTCTCCCGGGAGGAGATGATCGCCGCGAGCCGAGGGCAGGCGTGA
- a CDS encoding 4Fe-4S binding protein, whose product MTTPTLTPPPAAEPVDPDVNPGPDLTPPPVGRNLMTIPWVARSLRSGWYPKIFQIPIAAVFGLVAYQLLAGPDRAHDNAGTALMWVLWWPVIPIVFVLLGRFWCAVCPFGALSDAVQKLVGVNRPVPNFLKNYGIWIIDASFLLITWADHVWGVVESPWGSGILLLLLTTAVIASGALFQRRTFCRYLCFLGGLAGNYARVGMVELRADSAICKTCKSKAVCYNGNDKVAGCPLFTFPRTMEDSANCNLCANCVKSCPNDAIQIRLRKPTSELWFITKPKIEQSMLAMAIMGIVLIQNITMLEVWTDVLAWIEATTGITSYPVIFTVAFVVAVSVPVALLAVASRVAAGRNLEDTKLNFTRFGYALIPLDVAGHLAHNLFHLLAEGGSVYYTVANVFGAGVSGDPALVGTGTIQVLQFALLALGIAGSIYTAKRIAHRRYRTAERRRATLTPYVAIIALLGAINVWMFLLPMAHRM is encoded by the coding sequence ATGACAACCCCGACGCTCACCCCGCCGCCTGCCGCCGAACCGGTGGATCCCGACGTCAACCCGGGCCCGGACCTGACCCCACCGCCGGTGGGCCGCAACCTCATGACGATCCCGTGGGTCGCCCGGTCGCTGCGCTCCGGCTGGTACCCGAAGATCTTCCAGATCCCGATCGCGGCGGTCTTCGGGCTCGTGGCGTACCAGCTGCTCGCCGGGCCGGACCGCGCCCACGACAACGCCGGCACCGCGCTGATGTGGGTGCTGTGGTGGCCGGTCATCCCCATCGTCTTCGTGCTGCTCGGCAGGTTCTGGTGCGCGGTCTGCCCGTTCGGGGCGTTGTCCGACGCGGTGCAGAAGCTCGTCGGGGTCAACCGCCCGGTGCCGAACTTCCTGAAGAACTACGGCATCTGGATCATCGACGCGTCGTTCCTCCTCATCACGTGGGCGGACCACGTGTGGGGCGTCGTGGAGTCCCCGTGGGGCTCCGGGATCCTCCTGCTCCTGCTCACGACCGCGGTCATCGCGTCGGGGGCGCTGTTCCAGCGGCGCACGTTCTGCCGCTACCTGTGCTTCCTCGGCGGGCTCGCCGGCAACTACGCCCGGGTCGGGATGGTCGAGCTGCGCGCCGACAGCGCCATCTGCAAGACCTGCAAGTCCAAGGCCGTCTGCTACAACGGCAACGACAAGGTCGCCGGTTGCCCGCTCTTCACGTTCCCCCGGACGATGGAGGACAGCGCCAACTGCAACCTGTGCGCCAACTGCGTCAAGTCCTGCCCCAACGACGCGATCCAGATCCGCCTGCGCAAGCCCACCTCCGAGCTGTGGTTCATCACCAAGCCCAAGATCGAGCAGTCGATGCTCGCCATGGCGATCATGGGCATCGTCCTGATCCAGAACATCACCATGCTCGAGGTCTGGACCGACGTCCTCGCCTGGATCGAGGCCACCACCGGCATCACCAGCTACCCGGTGATCTTCACGGTCGCGTTCGTCGTCGCCGTGTCGGTGCCCGTCGCGCTGCTGGCCGTCGCCTCCCGCGTCGCCGCCGGACGCAACCTCGAGGACACCAAGCTCAACTTCACGCGGTTCGGGTACGCGCTCATCCCGCTCGACGTCGCCGGGCACCTGGCGCACAACCTGTTCCACCTGCTCGCCGAGGGCGGCTCGGTCTACTACACCGTGGCGAACGTCTTCGGTGCGGGCGTCAGCGGCGACCCCGCCCTGGTCGGCACCGGGACGATCCAGGTGCTGCAGTTCGCGCTGCTCGCCCTGGGCATCGCCGGGTCGATCTACACCGCCAAGCGCATCGCCCACCGCCGCTACCGCACCGCCGAGCGCCGGCGCGCGACCCTCACCCCGTACGTCGCGATCATCGCGCTCCTCGGCGCGATCAACGTGTGGATGTTCCTGCTGCCCATGGCCCACCGCATGTGA
- a CDS encoding IS481 family transposase produces MPHANAPLTPAGRLRLVQRCQSRPIAHVAAEAGISRQCLSKWKARYEQLGEVGLLDRSSAPHASPTQLPADVVEQIERLRREHKWTARQIHLELTRTGHRVSLATISRWLVRLGINRRRDIDPDGSTNRSTGRIIARYPGHMVHLDVKKVGRIPDGGGWRAHGRGSTQDKAAQRAKTSGARAGYVYLHSAIDGYSRLAYTEHLPDEKAATTIGFFHRARAFFAAHGIGRIVRVVTDNGANYKATAFTRTVVAVASRHQRIRPHTPRHNGKVERYNRILAEELLYARIWTCEAERAAAIKIWNVHYNYHRAHTAVGDRPPASRLRAGVTNVMSQNI; encoded by the coding sequence ATGCCCCACGCTAACGCCCCGTTGACCCCTGCTGGCCGTCTTCGCCTGGTCCAGCGCTGTCAGTCCCGTCCGATCGCGCACGTCGCAGCCGAGGCCGGGATCTCCAGGCAGTGCCTGAGCAAGTGGAAGGCCCGCTACGAGCAGCTCGGCGAGGTCGGGCTGCTGGACCGTTCCAGCGCCCCGCACGCCAGCCCCACGCAGCTGCCGGCGGACGTGGTCGAGCAGATCGAACGTCTGCGGCGGGAGCACAAGTGGACCGCCCGTCAGATCCACCTCGAGCTGACCCGCACCGGCCACCGCGTCTCGCTTGCGACGATCTCGCGGTGGCTGGTCCGGCTCGGGATCAACCGGCGCCGGGACATCGACCCCGACGGGTCCACCAACCGCAGCACCGGGCGGATCATCGCCCGCTACCCCGGGCACATGGTCCACCTGGACGTGAAGAAGGTCGGCCGGATCCCCGACGGCGGCGGGTGGCGCGCCCACGGGCGCGGATCCACGCAGGACAAGGCCGCGCAGCGCGCCAAGACCTCCGGCGCTCGGGCGGGCTACGTCTACCTGCACTCCGCGATCGACGGGTACTCCCGGCTGGCCTACACCGAGCACCTGCCCGACGAGAAGGCCGCCACCACGATCGGGTTCTTCCACCGCGCCAGGGCGTTCTTCGCCGCCCACGGCATCGGTCGGATCGTCCGCGTCGTGACGGACAACGGCGCGAACTACAAGGCGACCGCGTTCACCCGCACCGTGGTCGCGGTCGCCTCCCGGCACCAGCGCATCCGCCCGCACACGCCGCGGCACAACGGCAAGGTCGAGCGCTACAACCGGATCCTGGCCGAGGAGCTGCTCTACGCCCGGATCTGGACCTGCGAGGCTGAACGCGCCGCTGCGATCAAGATCTGGAACGTCCACTACAACTACCATCGCGCTCACACCGCCGTCGGCGACCGACCCCCGGCCTCACGCCTGCGCGCGGGCGTCACCAACGTCATGAGCCAGAACATCTAG
- the dnaB gene encoding replicative DNA helicase gives MTIEDLEYGAPPDSGHSSGGGFDRTPPQDLDAERSVLGGMMISKDAIADVIEQIKGTDFYRPAHEAIYDAILDLYGRGEPADAITVADELTKRGEMGRVGGAAYLHTLIASVPTAANAGFYARIVRERSILRKLVEAGTRIVQLGYATDGGDVDELVNNAQAEVYAVTERRASEDYLPLSEVIGGTVDEIEAAGHRGEGMIGVPTGFSDLDRLTNGLHPGQMIVIAARPAIGKALALDTPLPTPTGWTTMGEVQVGDQLIADDGTITRVVAATDVMTDRPCYRVTFDDGSTIVADAQHQWATRTRAERRVGADASVRTTEELAATVRCATADARVNHSVATTAPLSLPERELLVDPYLLGVWLGDGQSAAARFTSADPEIAMRIEGRGYDADVLTSSLATLGLGAELHIPADYLRAGEAQRRELLAGLLDTDGTVNPTGSVQFAVTHERLARDVRELVHSLGYRTGWSERNARGRSAASPTCFTITFTTDDDVFALERKKLVHKERRRRSTPRLHQRYVVSVEPIESVPVRCVEISHQSHLYLAGEAMIPTHNSTVGIDIVRSSAIKHNMAAVVFSLEMSRNEIVMRLLSAEARVHLQKLRTGAMGEDDWAKVAATMGRISEAPLFIDDSPNMSLMEIRAKCRRLKQRHDLKLVVIDYLQLMTSGKRVESRQQEVSEFSRALKLLAKELEVPVIAISQLNRGPEQRTDKRPAMSDLRESGCLTEDTRVLRADTGAETTLGEMYALGHKDVPIWALDDRLQYVRRHLTHVFPTGVKPVYRLRLASGKEVTATANHPFLRYEGWTPLGELEVGSRVGVPRHVPGPEMTADWSDRDVTMLARMIAGRTAPGAAAWDDEVWGELGERLPASVFHLPKPQIALFLRTLLTANGAVVLGGTTGRVSLHADDRRVLEGVSRLLLRFGISTRLRISAQGPRLDVVEKDDLRRLLQEIGIDGRHAHAADELLARVRTRDLETAAEPVRLWDDVRTVLTAAATRTLGDGRTPLAQVVDVLDRADLDVDAVNDLLWDEVVAIEPLGEQAVYDATVVGTHNFIANGIAVHNSIEQDADMVILLHREDAYEKESPRAGEADLIVAKHRNGPTDTITVAFQGHYSRFVDMQM, from the coding sequence TGCACACCCTCATCGCGTCCGTCCCCACCGCCGCGAACGCCGGGTTCTACGCGCGGATCGTGCGCGAGCGCTCCATCCTGCGCAAGCTCGTCGAGGCCGGCACGCGCATCGTCCAGCTCGGCTACGCCACCGACGGCGGCGACGTCGACGAGCTCGTCAACAACGCGCAGGCCGAGGTCTACGCCGTCACCGAGCGCCGCGCGTCCGAGGACTACCTGCCGCTGTCCGAGGTCATCGGCGGGACGGTCGACGAGATCGAGGCCGCCGGCCACCGCGGCGAGGGCATGATCGGTGTGCCCACGGGGTTCTCGGACCTCGACCGGCTCACCAACGGGCTGCACCCGGGGCAGATGATCGTCATCGCCGCGCGGCCGGCCATCGGGAAGGCCCTCGCGCTCGACACGCCGCTGCCCACGCCCACCGGCTGGACGACGATGGGCGAGGTCCAGGTCGGCGACCAGCTGATCGCCGACGACGGGACGATTACCCGCGTCGTCGCCGCGACCGACGTCATGACGGACCGGCCCTGCTACCGCGTGACGTTCGACGACGGGTCCACGATCGTCGCCGACGCGCAGCACCAGTGGGCCACGCGCACGCGTGCCGAGCGGCGGGTCGGCGCCGACGCGTCGGTGCGCACCACGGAGGAGCTCGCCGCGACGGTGCGGTGCGCGACGGCCGACGCGCGCGTCAACCACTCGGTCGCGACCACCGCGCCGCTGTCCCTGCCGGAGCGCGAGCTGCTGGTGGACCCGTACCTGCTAGGTGTGTGGCTGGGCGACGGGCAGTCCGCCGCGGCGCGCTTCACGAGCGCCGACCCCGAGATCGCGATGCGGATCGAGGGGCGGGGGTACGACGCGGATGTGCTGACGTCGTCGCTCGCGACGCTCGGTCTCGGTGCCGAACTGCACATCCCCGCGGACTACCTGCGTGCCGGTGAGGCGCAGCGGCGCGAGCTGCTCGCCGGTCTGCTCGACACGGACGGGACGGTGAACCCCACGGGGTCGGTGCAGTTCGCCGTGACGCACGAGCGTCTGGCGCGGGACGTGCGGGAGCTCGTGCACTCGCTGGGTTACCGCACCGGTTGGTCGGAGAGGAACGCCCGCGGCCGTTCCGCCGCGTCGCCGACCTGCTTCACGATCACGTTCACGACGGACGACGACGTGTTCGCGCTCGAGCGCAAGAAGCTCGTCCACAAGGAGCGCCGCCGTCGCTCGACGCCGCGGCTGCACCAGCGCTATGTGGTGTCGGTCGAGCCGATCGAGTCGGTGCCGGTCCGGTGCGTGGAGATCTCGCACCAGTCGCACCTGTACCTTGCCGGCGAGGCGATGATCCCGACGCACAACTCCACTGTCGGCATCGACATCGTCAGGTCCTCCGCCATCAAGCACAACATGGCGGCCGTGGTGTTCTCCCTCGAGATGAGCCGCAACGAGATCGTCATGCGCCTGCTCTCCGCCGAGGCGCGCGTGCACCTGCAGAAGCTGCGCACCGGTGCGATGGGCGAGGACGACTGGGCCAAGGTCGCCGCCACGATGGGCCGCATCAGCGAGGCGCCGCTGTTCATCGACGACTCGCCGAACATGTCGCTCATGGAGATCCGTGCCAAGTGCCGGCGCCTCAAGCAGAGGCACGACCTCAAGCTCGTCGTCATCGACTACCTCCAGCTCATGACGTCGGGCAAGCGGGTCGAGTCCCGCCAGCAGGAGGTCTCGGAGTTCTCGCGTGCGCTCAAGCTGCTCGCCAAGGAGCTCGAGGTGCCGGTCATCGCGATCTCGCAGCTGAACCGTGGGCCGGAGCAGCGCACGGACAAGCGGCCGGCGATGAGCGACCTGCGTGAGTCGGGCTGCCTGACTGAGGACACCCGCGTGCTCCGCGCTGACACCGGGGCTGAGACGACGCTGGGGGAGATGTACGCGCTCGGCCACAAGGACGTGCCGATCTGGGCGCTCGACGACCGCCTGCAGTACGTGCGGCGGCACCTGACGCACGTCTTCCCGACGGGCGTGAAGCCGGTGTACCGGTTGCGGCTCGCGTCGGGCAAGGAGGTGACAGCGACCGCCAACCACCCGTTCCTGAGGTACGAGGGGTGGACGCCGTTGGGGGAGCTGGAGGTCGGGTCGCGCGTCGGGGTGCCGCGGCACGTGCCTGGGCCGGAGATGACGGCCGACTGGTCCGACCGCGACGTCACGATGCTCGCGCGCATGATCGCGGGCCGGACCGCGCCTGGCGCAGCCGCGTGGGACGACGAGGTGTGGGGCGAGCTGGGGGAGCGGCTGCCGGCGTCGGTGTTCCACCTGCCCAAGCCGCAGATCGCCCTGTTCTTGAGGACACTGCTGACCGCCAACGGGGCCGTGGTCCTCGGCGGTACCACCGGCCGCGTGAGCCTGCACGCCGACGACCGCCGCGTCCTCGAGGGGGTGAGCCGGCTGCTGCTGCGGTTCGGCATCTCGACGCGGCTGCGCATCTCTGCTCAGGGTCCGCGGCTCGACGTCGTGGAGAAGGACGACCTCCGGCGCCTCCTGCAGGAGATCGGCATCGACGGACGGCACGCGCACGCGGCCGACGAGCTGCTGGCGCGGGTCCGGACGCGGGACCTCGAGACCGCCGCAGAGCCCGTCCGCCTGTGGGACGACGTACGCACGGTGTTGACGGCCGCGGCCACCCGAACCCTCGGTGACGGCCGGACCCCTCTGGCGCAGGTGGTCGACGTACTCGACCGCGCAGATCTCGACGTGGACGCGGTCAACGACCTGCTGTGGGACGAGGTCGTGGCGATCGAGCCACTGGGTGAGCAGGCGGTGTACGACGCGACCGTGGTCGGCACCCACAACTTCATCGCCAACGGCATCGCCGTCCACAACAGCATCGAGCAGGACGCCGACATGGTGATCCTGCTGCACCGTGAGGACGCGTACGAGAAGGAGTCGCCGCGAGCCGGTGAGGCCGACCTGATCGTGGCGAAGCACCGTAACGGTCCCACCGACACGATCACCGTGGCGTTCCAGGGGCACTACTCACGATTTGTCGACATGCAGATGTAG